A section of the Chryseobacterium ginsenosidimutans genome encodes:
- a CDS encoding SDR family oxidoreductase, translating to MSKTIIITGTSSGIGFVLAEYFGKKGHKVYGLSRKHTESQYFKSIPTDVTDNEAVQNAIAEVLKTETRIDVLINNAGMGMVGAVEDSSKEDILKLFNLNLVGAVQMMTAVMPKMRENKFGQIINVSSIGSEMGLPFRGFYSASKSALDKVTEAMRYEVYPWNVNVCSLHLGDIKTNIAENRVKTKVTEPYKNVFDKVYALMNSHVGDGTEPLEVAEYVDQLLTKNKWKAHYYFGKFGQKIGVPLKWILPQGTYENLMKKYNKLA from the coding sequence ATGTCAAAAACTATAATCATCACAGGAACCTCATCAGGAATCGGTTTCGTATTAGCAGAATATTTCGGGAAGAAAGGTCATAAAGTCTACGGTTTGAGCCGCAAACACACTGAAAGTCAATATTTCAAATCTATTCCGACGGATGTTACGGATAATGAAGCCGTTCAAAATGCCATTGCAGAAGTATTGAAAACAGAAACAAGAATCGATGTTCTGATCAATAATGCAGGAATGGGAATGGTAGGCGCTGTGGAAGATTCTTCAAAAGAAGATATTTTAAAATTATTCAACCTGAATTTGGTTGGAGCCGTTCAGATGATGACCGCAGTAATGCCGAAAATGCGTGAAAATAAATTCGGACAAATCATTAATGTTTCCAGTATCGGAAGCGAAATGGGATTGCCTTTCCGTGGTTTTTATTCGGCTTCAAAATCGGCTTTAGATAAAGTGACGGAAGCCATGAGATATGAAGTCTATCCGTGGAATGTAAATGTTTGCTCACTCCATTTGGGTGACATCAAAACCAATATTGCAGAAAACAGAGTGAAAACAAAAGTTACTGAACCGTATAAAAATGTTTTCGATAAAGTCTATGCCTTAATGAATTCTCACGTTGGCGACGGAACTGAACCGTTGGAAGTTGCAGAATATGTTGATCAACTTTTAACTAAAAATAAATGGAAAGCTCATTATTATTTTGGTAAATTCGGGCAGAAAATCGGAGTTCCTTTGAAATGGATTCTTCCACAGGGAACTTACGAGAATTTAATGAAGAAATATAATAAACTGGCTTAG